A genomic stretch from Lathyrus oleraceus cultivar Zhongwan6 chromosome 2, CAAS_Psat_ZW6_1.0, whole genome shotgun sequence includes:
- the LOC127120524 gene encoding uncharacterized protein LOC127120524, whose translation MELSLTLTPNPSSSSLVHFSNKLCEFHQRKKRVSFFDASRVVSVRCVKASAERTGETIDDRAETRTGFTAPAAMEVTTFNQGFNDAADFPVWEKIGAVVRLSYGIGIYGAMAVAGSFICSITGIDSLGGFHLSIDAVLEGLGYAVPPIMALLFILDDEVVKLSPHARAIRDVEDEELWSFFYGMSPLQFILMVAASSVGEELFYRAAVQGALADIFLRGSNVMQDVRGMASLTGVLPPFVPFAQALAAVLTAILTGSLYYVAASPKDPTYIVAPVLQSRASRQDLKKLFEAWYEKRQMRKIYSPLLEGLLALYLGFEWIQTNNILSPIITHGIYSTVILGHGLWKIHDHRRKLRQRIQQLKSEERNSD comes from the exons ATGGAGCTTTCTCTTACACTAACACCAAACCCTTCTTCATCTTCACTTGTTCACTTCTCTAACAAGCTATGTGAGTTTCATCAAAGGAAGAAAAGGGTTTCTTTCTTTGATGCTTCAAGAGTAGTTTCTGTTCGGTGTGTTAAAGCTTCTGCTGAACGAACCGGTGAAACAATCGATGACAGAGCTGAGACTCGAACCGGGTTCACTGCACCGGCTGCTATGGAGGTCACCACATTCAACCAAGGTTTCAATGATGCTGCTGACTTTCCTGTTTGGGAAAAAATTGGTGCTGTTGTGAGACTCAGCTATGGCATCG GGATTTATGGCGCGATGGCTGTTGCGGGGAGTTTCATATGTTCGATTACCGGAATCGACTCTCTGGGAGGTTTTCATCTTTCAATTGATGCTGTTCTTGAAGGACTTGGATATGCAGTTCCTCCAATTATGGCTCTTCTTTTTATACTTGAT GATGAAGTTGTGAAGCTATCACCCCATGCTCGTGCCATTAGAGACGTAGAAGATGAAGAGCTATGGAGTTTTTTCTATGGCATGTCTCCTTTGCAG TTTATACTGATGGTTGCTGCAAGTTCAGTGGGAGAGGAACTCTTCTATAGAGCTGCAGTTCAG GGGGCACTTGCTGATATATTTTTACGAGGCAGTAATGTTATGCAAGATGTTCGAGGAATGGCGTCTTTG ACAGGAGTTCTGCCGCCGTTTGTTCCATTTGCTCAAGCACTTGCAGCTGTACTTACCGCTATCCTTACTGGTTCTCTCTACTACGTCGCTGCCTCTCCCAAAG ATCCTACCTATATTGTTGCACCAGTTTTACAATCTCGCGCCAGTCGTCAAGATTTGAAAAAGCTCTTTGAAG CTTGGTATGAGAAAAGGCAAATGAGGAAAATCTATTCACCACTTCTGGAAGGACTATTGGCGCTCTACCTCGGTTTCGAGTGGATTCAA ACAAATAATATTCTTTCTCCGATTATCACACATGGCATTTACTCAACTGTTATATTGGGACATGGCCTTTGGAAGATACACGATCACCGGCGAAAACTAAGACAAAGAATCCAACAGCTGAAATCAGAAGAAAGAAATTCCGACTAG
- the LOC127120525 gene encoding acetylornithine deacetylase, with the protein MATSTKLVESLGNLERDSFLSLLSNLIAESRHVQNNPPELIPEEDRVVNHLLNSLLPFSTTTGGGPLILNHVTYFPGRGNLIVEYPGTVPGKILSFVGCHMDVVTANPNNWDFDPFTLSIDGDKLRGRGTTDCLGHVALVTELMRKLGETKPNLKSTVVAVFIANEESSAITGVGIDALVQDGLLNKLKEGPLFWIDVADKQPCIGTGGMIPWKLHVTGKLFHSGLPHKAINALELAMDAIKEIQLKFYKDFPPHPQEQVYGFATPSTMKPTQWSDPEGGINQIPGECNISGDVRLTPFYNVKDVMKKLQEYVDDINENVQKLESRGPVSKYVLPDEGLRGSLTLTFDEASSGVACDLNSRGFHVLCKATEEIVGNVKPFSITGSLPLIRELQDEGFDVQCVGYGLMATYHAQNEYCLFSDMSQGYQVFASIIAQLEN; encoded by the exons ATGGCTACATCCACGAAATTGGTTGAATCATTAGGGAACTTAGAGAGAGATTCATTCCTATCCCTTCTCTCCAATCTCATCGCTGAATCCAGACACGTCCAGAACAATCCACCCGAACTCATTCCCGAAGAGGACAGAGTAGTCAACCACTTGTTAAACTCACTCTTACCCTTCAGCACCACCACCGGCGGCGGTCCCTTAATCCTCAACCATGTCACCTATTTCCCCGGCAGAGGTAACCTCATCGTCGAGTACCCTGGAACCGTTCCCGGCAAGATCCTCTCCTTTGTTGGCTGCCACATGGATGTTGTCACTGCAAACCCTAACAATTGG GATTTTGATCCGTTTACTTTGAGTATCGATGGTGATAAGCTTAGGGGTCGTGGAACTACTGATTGTTTGGGACATGTTGCACTTGTTACTGAACTCATGCGGAAGCTTGGTGAAACTAAGCCGAATTTGAAATCAACTGTTGTTGCGGTTTTTATAGCGAATGAAGAGAGTTCTGCGATTACTGGAGTTGGTATTGATGCACTTGTTCAAGATGGTCTTCTCAATAAGCTAAAGGAAGGTCCTCT GTTTTGGATCGATGTGGCTGATAAACAACCGTGTATTGGAACTGGTGGTATGATACCTTGGAAACTTCATGTCACTGGGAAACTTTTTCACAGCGGGTTGCCTCACAAG GCTATAAATGCTCTGGAGCTAGCCATGGATGCCATAAAGGAAATCCAGCTGAAGTTTTACAAGGACTTCCCACCTCATCCACAGGAACAGGTTTATGGGTTCGCAACCCCTTCGACCATGAAACCAACTCAATGGAGTG ATCCTGAAGGTGGAATCAACCAAATTCCAGGGGAATGCAACATTTCAGGAGATGTCAG ATTAACTCCATTCTACAA TGTGAAGGATGTAATGAAGAagctgcaagaatatgtggatgaCATTAATGAGAATGTACAGAAGCTAGAATCTCGGGGTCCAGTTTCAAAATATGTCCTACCAGATGAAGGCTTAAGGGGGAG CCTTACTCTAACTTTTGATGAGGCTAGTTCTGGAGTTGCCTGTGATCTCAATTCGAGAGGTTTCCATGTTTTATGCAAAGCAACTGAAGAAATAGTTGGAAATGTAAAGCCTTTCTCAATTACTGGGAGTTTGCCTCTCATTCGGGAACTTCAG GATGAAGGTTTTGATGTTCAGTGTGTTGGCTATG GTCTGATGGCAACTTACCATGCTCAGAATGAGTATTGTCTTTTTTCAGACATGTCACAAGGATACCAGGTGTTTGCGAGCATCATCGCGCAATTGGAAAATTGA
- the LOC127120526 gene encoding acetylornithine deacetylase isoform X1: MATATNLLETLGNLERDSFLSLLSNLIGESIHVQNNPPELIPQEDRVVKHVLNSLLPFSTTTGGGPLILNHVTYFPGRGNLIVEYPGTVPGKILSFVGCHMDVVTADPKDWDFDPFTLSIDGDKLRGRGTTDCLGHVALVTELMRKLGETKPDLKSTVVAVFIANEESGVVTGVGIDALVQHGLLNKLKEGPMFWIDSSDKQPCIGNAGMVAWKLHVIGKTFHSGITDKAINPLELAMDAIKEIQLRFYRDFPPHPQEQVYGFPIPSTMKPTQWSYPGGGINQIPGECTISGDFRLTPFYDVKDAMKKLQEYVDDINDNIQKLESRGPVSKYVLPDENLKGRLTLTFDEVLPGLACDLNSRGFHVLCKATEEVVGHVKPFSITGSLPLIRELQDEGFDVQSCGYGLMETYHAKNEYCLFTDMSQGYEVLGRIITQLED, translated from the exons ATGGCTACAGCAACGAACTTGTTAGAAACACTAGGCAACTTAGAGAGAGATTCATTCTTATCTCTTCTCTCCAACCTCATTGGTGAATCCATACACGTGCAAAACAATCCACCGGAACTCATTCCTCAAGAGGATAGAGTAGTAAAGCATGTCTTAAACTCACTCCTACCGTTCAGCACCACCACCGGCGGCGGCCCCTTAATCCTCAACCATGTCACCTATTTTCCTGGAAGAGGTAACCTCATCGTCGAGTACCCCGGAACCGTTCCCGGCAAGATCCTCTCCTTTGTTGGTTGCCACATGGATGTTGTCACAGCAGATCCCAAAGATTGG GATTTTGATCCGTTTACTTTGAGCATTGATGGTGATAAACTTAGGGGTCGTGGAACTACAGATTGTTTGGGACACGTGGCACTTGTTACTGAACTCATGAGGAAGCTTGGTGAAACAAAGCCAGATTTGAAATCAACTGTTGTTGCTGTCTTTATAGCGAACGAGGAGAGTGGTGTTGTAACGGGAGTTGGTATTGATGCACTTGTTCAACATGGTCTTCTCAATAAGCTAAAAGAAGGTCCCAT GTTTTGGATTGATTCATCTGATAAACAACCGTGTATTGGAAATGCTGGTATGGTAGcttggaaacttcatgtcattGGGAAAACTTTTCACAGCGGAATAACTGATAAG GCTATAAATCCACTAGAGCTAGCCATGGATGCGATAAAGGAAATTCAGCTGCGATTTTACCGGGACTTCCCACCACATCCTCAGGAACAAGTTTATGGGTTTCCAATCCCTTCCACCATGAAACCGACCCAATGGAGTT ATCCTGGAGGTGGAATCAATCAAATTCCAGGGGAATGTACTATTTCAGGAGATTTCAG GTTAACTCCATTCTACGA TGTGAAAGATGCGATGAAGAAGCTTCAAGAATACGTGGATGATATTAATGACAATATCCAGAAGCTAGAGTCTCGGGGTCCGGTTTCAAAATATGTCCTACCTGACGAAAACTTAAAGGGGAG ACTTACTTTAACTTTTGATGAGGTTTTACCTGGACTTGCATGTGATCTTAATTCCAGAGGCTTCCACGTTTTATGCAAAGCAACTGAGGAAGTAGTTGGGCATGTAAAGCCTTTCTCGATTACTGGGAGTTTGCCTCTCATTCGGGAACTTCAG GATGAAGGTTTTGATGTTCAGTCTTGTGGCTATG GTTTGATGGAAACTTACCATGCCAAGAATGAGTATTGTCTTTTTACAGATATGTCTCAAGGATACGAAGTGTTGGGGAGAATCATCACTCAGTTAGAGGATTGA